The genomic window CTTACTTAAGAGGATTAGCTAATGGTATGGATCCTATATTTCAATTAGGAAAGAATGGAATAGAAGAAACTTTTTTGAAGCAAATAGAGGAAGCGCTAGAAGCTAGAGAACTAATAAAAATAAAAGTTTTAGAAAATAGTGGATTAGAAACAAGAGAAGCTTCAAATTATATTTGTGAAAAAATAGGATGTGAAGGAATTCAAGCTATAGGAAGTAAAATGGTCTTATATAAAAAGTCATTAAAAAAACCTAAAATTGAATTACCAATAACAAAAAGATAGAT from Clostridium septicum includes these protein-coding regions:
- the yhbY gene encoding ribosome assembly RNA-binding protein YhbY, with the protein product MLTGKQRAYLRGLANGMDPIFQLGKNGIEETFLKQIEEALEARELIKIKVLENSGLETREASNYICEKIGCEGIQAIGSKMVLYKKSLKKPKIELPITKR